A single region of the Marmota flaviventris isolate mMarFla1 chromosome 10, mMarFla1.hap1, whole genome shotgun sequence genome encodes:
- the Cfap126 gene encoding protein Flattop has product MATNYSANQYEKAFSPKILQNWSPAKPTKEKISSHEGYTQIIANDRGHLLPSVPRSKVSPWGTFMGTWQMPQKIPPARVTLTSRTTAGAASLTEWIQKNPDLLKACNGLRPEILGKPNDPESQKKLRKKSITKTVQQVPSPTIIPNFIATYPNSPDQPHSPHPSAGHTPGPQSPVNSFNSPPRSAGVLEH; this is encoded by the exons ATGGCCACCAACTACAGTGCCAATCAG TATGAAAAAGCTTTCTCACCTAAGATTCTGCAGAACTGGTCTCCTGCCAAACCAACAAAAGAG AAAATCTCTTCCCATGAAGGCTACACCCAGATTATCGCCAATGATCGTGGTCATCTGTTGCCTTCAGTGCCCCGTTCCAAG GTAAGTCCCTGGGGTACTTTCATGGGCACCTGGCAAATGCCTCAGAAGATACCCCCTGCTCGAGTGACCTTGACTTCCCGAACAACTGCTGGTGCTGCCTCCCTCactgaatggatacagaaaaatcCTGATTTACTCAAGGCCTGTAATGGGTTGCGTCCTGAAATCTTAGGCAAG CCCAATGATCCAGAGAGTCAGAAGAAACTCAGGAAGAAGTCTATCACAAAGACTGTACAACAAGTACCAAGTCCAACCATAATTCCAAACTTTATAGCTACCTATCCTAATTCCCCAGATCAACCCCATAGCCCACATCCCTCTGCAGGTCATACTCCAGGTCCCCAAAGCCCAGTTAACTCTTTTAATAGTCCACCTAGAAGTGCAGGTGTGCTGGAACACTGA